From Paraburkholderia fungorum, the proteins below share one genomic window:
- the leuD gene encoding 3-isopropylmalate dehydratase small subunit — protein sequence MDKFIVHTGLVAPLDRENVDTDAIIPKQFLKSIKRTGFGPNAFDEWRYLDHGEPGQDNSKRPLNPDFVLNQPRYQGASVLLARKNFGCGSSREHAPWALQQYGFRALIAPSFADIFYNNCFKNGVLPIVLTEQQVDHLFNETYAFNGYQLIVDLEAQVVRTSDGSAEYPFEVAGFRKYCLLNGFDDIGLTLRHADKIRQFEAERLAKQPWLNHRIVG from the coding sequence ATGGATAAATTCATCGTACACACTGGCCTCGTGGCGCCGCTCGATCGCGAGAACGTCGACACGGACGCGATCATTCCGAAGCAGTTCCTGAAGTCGATCAAACGCACTGGGTTCGGCCCGAACGCGTTCGACGAATGGCGTTATCTCGATCACGGCGAGCCGGGTCAGGACAATTCGAAGCGCCCGCTGAATCCGGATTTCGTGCTGAATCAGCCGCGTTATCAGGGCGCTTCGGTGTTGCTGGCGCGCAAGAACTTCGGTTGTGGCAGCTCGCGTGAGCACGCGCCGTGGGCGTTGCAGCAATACGGTTTCCGCGCGCTGATCGCGCCGAGCTTCGCCGACATTTTCTACAACAACTGCTTCAAGAACGGCGTGCTGCCGATTGTGCTGACCGAGCAACAGGTCGATCACCTGTTCAACGAAACGTACGCGTTCAACGGCTATCAGCTGATCGTCGACCTCGAAGCGCAAGTCGTGCGCACGTCCGACGGCAGCGCTGAATATCCGTTCGAAGTCGCCGGTTTCCGCAAGTACTGTCTGCTGAACGGTTTCGACGACATCGGCCTCACGCTGCGTCACGCGGACAAGATTCGTCAGTTCGAAGCAGAACGCCTGGCAAAGCAGCCGTGGTTGAATCACCGCATCGTCGGTTAA
- the leuB gene encoding 3-isopropylmalate dehydrogenase has translation MKIAVLPGDGIGPEIVKEAVKVLNVLGEKFELEEAPVGGAGYEASGHPLPDATLALAKEADAILFGAVGDWKYDKLERALRPEQAILGLRKHLQLFANFRPAICYPQLTGASSLKEEIVSGLDILIVRELNGDIYFGAPRGVREAPDGLFAGSKEGFDTMRYSEPEVRRIAHVAFQAAQKRDKKLTSVDKSNVLETSQFWRDVMIDVSKEYADVELSHMYVDNAAMQLVKAPKAFDVVVTGNMFGDILSDEAAMLTGSIGMLPSASLDKNNKGLYEPSHGSAPDIAGKGVANPLATILSAAMMLRYSLNKAEQADRIENAVKKVLEQGYRTGDILTPGCKQVGTVAMGDAVVAAL, from the coding sequence ATGAAGATCGCAGTGTTGCCGGGCGACGGCATCGGTCCCGAAATCGTCAAGGAGGCTGTCAAGGTCCTGAACGTACTCGGTGAAAAGTTCGAACTCGAGGAAGCGCCGGTTGGCGGCGCGGGCTACGAAGCAAGCGGCCACCCGCTGCCGGATGCGACTCTGGCGCTGGCGAAAGAAGCCGATGCGATCCTGTTCGGCGCAGTCGGCGACTGGAAGTACGACAAGCTCGAACGCGCTCTGCGTCCGGAGCAGGCCATTCTGGGTCTGCGCAAGCATCTGCAACTGTTCGCGAATTTCCGTCCGGCTATCTGTTATCCGCAACTCACGGGTGCATCGTCGTTGAAGGAAGAGATCGTGTCGGGTCTCGACATCCTGATCGTGCGCGAATTGAACGGCGACATTTACTTCGGCGCGCCGCGCGGCGTGCGTGAAGCGCCGGACGGCCTGTTTGCGGGCTCGAAGGAAGGCTTCGACACGATGCGCTATTCGGAACCCGAAGTGCGCCGCATCGCGCACGTCGCGTTCCAGGCCGCGCAAAAGCGTGACAAGAAGCTGACTTCGGTCGACAAATCCAACGTGCTCGAAACGTCGCAATTCTGGCGTGACGTGATGATCGACGTATCGAAGGAATACGCGGACGTCGAGTTGTCGCACATGTACGTCGACAACGCGGCCATGCAACTCGTGAAGGCGCCCAAGGCATTCGACGTGGTGGTCACCGGCAACATGTTCGGCGACATCCTCTCCGACGAAGCCGCGATGCTGACGGGTTCGATCGGCATGCTGCCGTCGGCCTCGCTCGACAAGAACAACAAGGGCTTGTACGAGCCGTCGCACGGTTCCGCGCCGGATATCGCCGGCAAGGGCGTGGCGAATCCGCTGGCGACCATTCTGTCGGCCGCCATGATGCTGCGTTACTCGCTGAACAAGGCAGAGCAGGCGGACCGCATCGAAAACGCGGTGAAGAAGGTGCTTGAGCAGGGCTATCGCACGGGCGACATTCTCACGCCGGGTTGCAAGCAGGTCGGCACGGTCGCGATGGGCGACGCCGTTGTGGCGGCGCTGTAA
- the asd gene encoding aspartate-semialdehyde dehydrogenase produces MNVGLVGWRGMVGSVLMQRMQQEGDFDLIEPVFFSTSNAGGNAPSFAKNETKLKDATSIDDLKKCDAIISCQGGDYTNDVFPKLRAAGWNGYWIDAASSLRMKDDAVIILDPVNLDVIKNALVKGQKNFIGGNCTVSLMLMALGGLFREGLVDWITAMTYQAASGAGAQNMRELLQQMGTLYGAAKEDLADPSSAILDIDRRVLAAMNSDRMPTDNFGVPLAGSLIPWIDKDLGNGMSKEEWKGGAETNKILGKPAMGTPGSIPVDGLCVRIGAMRCHSQALTIKLNKDVPLDEVNSILASGNDWVKVVPNEREATVRDLSPAVVTGTLTVPVGRVRKLAMGGEYLSAFTVGDQLLWGAAEPLRRMLRIVLDK; encoded by the coding sequence ATGAACGTAGGTCTCGTAGGTTGGCGCGGCATGGTCGGCAGCGTCCTGATGCAACGCATGCAGCAGGAAGGCGATTTCGACTTGATCGAACCGGTGTTTTTCAGCACCAGCAACGCGGGCGGCAACGCGCCGTCGTTCGCCAAAAACGAGACCAAGCTCAAAGATGCGACAAGCATCGACGACCTGAAGAAGTGCGACGCGATCATCTCGTGCCAGGGTGGTGACTACACGAACGACGTGTTCCCGAAGCTGCGCGCAGCGGGCTGGAACGGTTACTGGATCGACGCGGCTTCGTCGCTGCGCATGAAGGACGACGCGGTCATCATTCTCGATCCGGTCAACCTCGACGTGATCAAGAATGCGCTGGTCAAGGGCCAGAAGAATTTCATCGGCGGCAATTGCACGGTCAGCCTGATGCTGATGGCGCTCGGCGGCTTGTTCCGCGAAGGCCTCGTCGACTGGATCACGGCTATGACGTATCAGGCCGCTTCGGGCGCGGGCGCGCAGAACATGCGCGAACTGCTGCAACAGATGGGCACGCTGTACGGTGCAGCCAAGGAAGACCTGGCTGATCCGTCGTCGGCGATTCTCGATATCGACCGTCGCGTGCTGGCTGCAATGAACAGCGACCGCATGCCGACCGACAACTTCGGCGTGCCGCTCGCCGGCTCGCTGATTCCGTGGATCGACAAGGATCTCGGCAACGGCATGTCGAAGGAAGAGTGGAAGGGCGGCGCTGAAACCAACAAGATTCTCGGTAAGCCAGCCATGGGCACGCCGGGCTCGATCCCCGTCGACGGCCTGTGCGTGCGGATCGGCGCAATGCGCTGCCACTCGCAGGCACTGACCATCAAGCTGAACAAGGACGTGCCGCTGGACGAAGTGAACAGCATCCTCGCGTCGGGCAACGACTGGGTCAAGGTCGTGCCGAACGAGCGCGAAGCCACCGTGCGCGATCTGTCCCCGGCTGTGGTCACGGGCACGCTGACGGTGCCGGTCGGCCGCGTGCGTAAGCTCGCGATGGGCGGTGAATATCTGTCGGCATTCACGGTCGGCGATCAGCTGCTGTGGGGCGCTGCGGAACCGCTGCGTCGCATGCTTCGCATTGTGCTCGACAAGTAA
- a CDS encoding FimV/HubP family polar landmark protein: MTLRLSSLRAMFIHRRKGRLAAAAALALALTGAGLGNALAAPDSTASAPDAASVSYAAGSQYTVKPGQSLNDVAIAVTQSHDKATLARASHALFDANPNAFMSHDPSRMRVGAALTVPALDATGALAASASSAASASGAATATTGATQANAAASSAASAVTPATVSGTASATTEASSPAQAGAAASGAISSAPAAGSQPAAVSASDTRAWSGSVQPSASEPVAATQPPATAAAPVSAAPLPASQPKVSSLQQLLALKNRVLMELQKHGIGGAPAAGGAVATSGVASAAGASAATPVVPGHGAATAPTSNIGGMSQQNLSIAAAIGAALVVLLTALRIRRRKRENVAAAQAAAADREVAAREGESPAIVATPDETSVSDASDDKDAAVISAAALAAAEREAAEGEAAQRETAEREAAEREAEARHAASQAAAERAATEQAAAEQAAAERATAERVAAEQAAADHARAQQAEHEAKQVAEHEATNHPSQADALSQEANLAASSNVWEESRATTPASAEPVSGLNPTTPPPVDLDFSPEPLPEHHHDHIDGATTAASLAAAAELGAEALPLTALEPIDEPIQQEELARRLQWNDEPAPGASAEQQELSAEPQNNQNVPPPVIDFPQQHAEPHAIVPPGQPFNDANHADADEASDVPVPSVPTMSIPPVPTEFPADAIDAFSSLDMPLPPRIESTADDIRAPVSLTTQPVVSPETTAQQAFAPREDDAPHIADEIAAGTAGPAAVAGLGAAGFGALKLDFDLELPPSPAQPWPAFTPTDLIRIARNKLDLASEYIELGDLSGARTLINEVIEANDPATRTEARALLSTLAPLS; this comes from the coding sequence ATGACCCTTCGACTCTCGTCCCTTCGGGCCATGTTCATTCATCGACGTAAGGGCCGTCTGGCGGCTGCGGCTGCACTGGCTTTGGCGCTAACCGGCGCGGGGCTGGGCAACGCGCTTGCCGCGCCGGATTCGACCGCGAGCGCGCCCGATGCCGCTTCGGTGTCGTATGCGGCGGGCAGTCAATACACGGTGAAGCCCGGACAGTCGCTGAATGACGTGGCGATCGCCGTCACGCAGTCACACGACAAGGCGACGCTCGCGCGGGCGTCGCACGCATTGTTCGACGCGAACCCGAATGCGTTTATGAGCCACGATCCGAGCCGGATGCGAGTCGGGGCGGCGTTGACGGTGCCGGCGCTGGATGCGACGGGTGCGTTGGCGGCTTCGGCTTCGTCGGCGGCCTCGGCTTCTGGGGCGGCTACGGCGACGACTGGCGCGACGCAGGCCAATGCGGCGGCGAGCAGCGCGGCAAGCGCTGTAACGCCCGCAACGGTTTCAGGGACGGCAAGCGCGACCACTGAGGCAAGCTCCCCGGCGCAGGCGGGTGCAGCTGCGAGCGGTGCGATTTCGTCGGCGCCGGCAGCAGGGTCGCAGCCGGCCGCTGTGTCTGCTAGCGACACACGCGCGTGGTCCGGGTCGGTTCAACCGTCAGCGAGCGAACCCGTTGCCGCGACACAGCCGCCGGCTACTGCTGCCGCGCCGGTGTCGGCTGCTCCACTGCCGGCATCGCAGCCGAAAGTCTCCAGTTTGCAGCAGTTGCTCGCGCTGAAAAACCGGGTGCTCATGGAGTTGCAGAAGCACGGCATTGGCGGCGCTCCGGCGGCGGGAGGGGCGGTGGCGACTAGCGGCGTGGCGTCGGCGGCTGGCGCTTCCGCGGCAACCCCGGTTGTGCCTGGTCATGGGGCGGCGACGGCTCCCACGTCGAATATTGGCGGGATGTCGCAACAGAATCTGAGCATCGCGGCAGCGATCGGCGCTGCGCTGGTCGTGCTGCTGACGGCATTGCGTATCCGTCGGCGTAAGCGCGAGAACGTCGCGGCGGCGCAAGCGGCGGCGGCAGATCGCGAGGTGGCGGCGCGGGAGGGCGAATCGCCGGCCATCGTTGCGACTCCCGACGAGACGTCGGTGTCCGACGCATCTGACGACAAGGACGCGGCCGTCATCTCGGCAGCAGCGCTGGCTGCCGCTGAACGCGAGGCGGCTGAGGGCGAGGCTGCGCAACGGGAAACAGCGGAGCGTGAGGCTGCGGAGCGCGAGGCGGAAGCCCGTCACGCGGCCTCGCAGGCGGCGGCCGAGCGCGCGGCAACAGAACAAGCCGCAGCAGAACAGGCCGCAGCCGAGCGTGCCACGGCAGAACGCGTGGCGGCAGAGCAAGCCGCAGCCGATCACGCACGCGCTCAGCAAGCAGAACACGAAGCAAAACAAGTAGCAGAGCACGAAGCCACAAATCACCCGTCACAAGCTGATGCGCTCTCGCAAGAGGCCAACCTGGCCGCGTCCAGCAATGTCTGGGAGGAGTCGCGTGCTACGACGCCCGCATCGGCCGAACCGGTTTCCGGGCTAAACCCGACTACCCCGCCGCCGGTCGACCTCGATTTCAGCCCGGAACCTCTACCTGAGCATCACCACGACCATATCGATGGGGCGACCACCGCAGCGAGCCTCGCTGCCGCGGCAGAACTCGGCGCCGAAGCTTTGCCGCTGACCGCACTCGAGCCAATCGATGAACCCATCCAGCAAGAGGAACTCGCTCGCCGCTTGCAATGGAATGACGAGCCGGCGCCGGGGGCGTCGGCGGAACAACAAGAACTATCGGCAGAGCCGCAAAACAATCAGAACGTACCACCACCTGTGATCGATTTTCCGCAACAACACGCCGAGCCGCATGCAATCGTGCCGCCCGGTCAGCCGTTCAATGACGCAAATCACGCCGACGCCGACGAAGCGAGCGATGTGCCGGTGCCTTCGGTTCCCACCATGTCGATACCGCCGGTGCCGACCGAATTCCCGGCCGATGCCATTGATGCCTTCAGCAGCCTCGACATGCCGCTGCCGCCGCGTATCGAATCGACGGCGGACGACATCCGCGCACCCGTCTCGCTGACGACCCAGCCGGTTGTGTCGCCGGAAACGACCGCCCAACAGGCATTCGCGCCGCGCGAGGACGACGCCCCCCATATCGCCGATGAAATCGCCGCCGGCACCGCAGGCCCGGCTGCTGTCGCGGGCCTCGGTGCAGCCGGTTTCGGCGCGCTGAAGCTCGACTTCGATCTGGAGTTGCCGCCGAGCCCGGCGCAGCCCTGGCCGGCGTTCACCCCGACCGATCTGATCCGTATCGCCCGCAACAAGCTCGATCTGGCCTCCGAGTACATCGAACTCGGCGACCTGTCCGGCGCGCGCACGCTTATCAACGAAGTGATCGAGGCGAACGATCCGGCCACCCGCACCGAGGCTCGCGCGTTGCTCTCGACTCTCGCCCCGTTGTCGTGA
- the truA gene encoding tRNA pseudouridine(38-40) synthase TruA, whose protein sequence is MKRVALGVQYDGAAFGGWQMQPHGNTVQNVLEHALAEFARTPVRTVVAGRTDAGVHGIGQVVHFDTELDRADSSWVRGTNAFLPKTIAVQWAKPMPDEFHARFSAFERTYYYVLYVNPVRSPMLATRAGWVHTPLDVDAMRAGAAYLIGEHDFSSFRSSQCQSKTPIKHLYQIDVRQQGDFIHFRFRANAFLHHMVRNLMGCLVSIGRGNYPPEWMAEVLAARSRDCAAPTFMPDGLYLAQVGYPEQFAVPAPQTGSVPWSTVWTEQAQT, encoded by the coding sequence GTGAAGCGGGTTGCATTAGGCGTCCAGTACGACGGCGCGGCATTCGGCGGCTGGCAGATGCAGCCGCACGGCAATACCGTGCAGAACGTGCTCGAACACGCGTTGGCCGAGTTCGCGCGGACGCCCGTGCGCACGGTGGTGGCAGGTCGCACGGATGCGGGCGTGCATGGAATCGGCCAGGTCGTGCATTTCGACACCGAACTCGACCGCGCCGACAGTTCGTGGGTTCGCGGCACGAATGCGTTCCTGCCGAAAACGATCGCCGTGCAATGGGCCAAGCCCATGCCGGATGAATTTCACGCGCGCTTTTCGGCGTTCGAGCGAACCTATTACTACGTGCTCTACGTCAATCCCGTGCGCTCGCCGATGCTGGCGACGCGGGCCGGCTGGGTGCATACCCCGCTCGATGTCGACGCGATGCGTGCGGGCGCCGCGTATCTGATCGGCGAGCACGATTTTTCGTCGTTCCGTTCGTCGCAATGTCAGTCGAAAACGCCGATCAAACACCTGTATCAGATCGACGTCAGGCAGCAGGGCGATTTCATCCACTTCCGCTTCAGGGCGAATGCTTTTTTGCATCATATGGTGCGTAACCTGATGGGCTGCCTTGTCAGTATCGGACGAGGCAATTACCCGCCCGAATGGATGGCCGAGGTGCTCGCGGCTCGTAGCCGTGATTGCGCCGCGCCGACGTTTATGCCGGATGGGTTGTATCTGGCGCAGGTGGGCTATCCTGAGCAATTCGCCGTGCCCGCGCCGCAGACTGGCAGCGTGCCATGGAGCACTGTATGGACCGAGCAGGCGCAAACATGA
- a CDS encoding phosphoribosylanthranilate isomerase, translating into MKATENLVNSADAAAPQQRAPHRTRIKLCGLSKPEDVAHAIDLGADAIGLVFYPPSPRSVSVAQAVELVHDVPPFVSVVGLFVNATPEWISEVVSNVGLTLLQFHGDETPEQCEALASVAGLPWLRALRVAADTQPADLVKSASNYSAASGLLFDTHVEGYGGGGKVFDWSLIPAELARRAVLSGGLNAQNVSDAIHRVRPYAVDVSSGIEVEGAKGVKDHARMAAFVRAVRAADAE; encoded by the coding sequence ATGAAAGCAACCGAAAATCTGGTGAATTCCGCCGATGCCGCCGCGCCGCAGCAGCGCGCGCCGCATCGCACGCGAATCAAATTGTGCGGGCTGTCGAAGCCGGAAGATGTCGCACACGCGATCGATCTTGGCGCCGACGCGATCGGCCTCGTGTTCTATCCGCCGAGCCCGCGCTCGGTGAGTGTCGCGCAGGCGGTCGAACTGGTGCACGATGTGCCGCCGTTCGTGTCGGTGGTCGGCCTGTTCGTCAACGCGACGCCGGAGTGGATCAGCGAGGTGGTCAGCAATGTCGGGCTCACGTTGTTGCAGTTCCACGGCGACGAGACGCCGGAGCAGTGCGAAGCGCTCGCCAGCGTTGCGGGTTTGCCTTGGTTGCGTGCGTTGCGGGTTGCGGCGGATACTCAGCCGGCTGATTTGGTAAAATCAGCTTCCAACTATTCAGCAGCCAGCGGCCTCCTGTTCGACACCCATGTCGAAGGCTATGGCGGCGGCGGGAAGGTTTTCGATTGGTCACTTATTCCAGCAGAGCTCGCGCGTCGGGCCGTTTTGAGTGGTGGGTTGAACGCGCAAAACGTCAGTGATGCGATCCATCGCGTGCGCCCGTACGCGGTCGATGTCTCGAGCGGCATCGAAGTAGAGGGCGCCAAGGGCGTGAAAGATCACGCCCGGATGGCAGCGTTTGTACGCGCAGTGCGCGCGGCAGACGCCGAATGA
- the trpB gene encoding tryptophan synthase subunit beta encodes MYNLPDERGHFGQYGGVFVAETLVHALTELREAYEKFQKDPEFVAEYERELKHFVGRPSPIYHAKRWSEMVGGAQIFLKREDLNHTGAHKINNVIGQALLAKRMGKPRVIAETGAGQHGVATATIAARFGMECVVYMGAEDVRRQAANVYRMKLLGATVVPVESGSRTLKDALNEAMRDWVTNVESTFYIIGTVAGPHPYPMMVRDFQRVIGDECKVQMPEMVGRQPDAVIACVGGGSNAMGIFYPYIDDTSVKLIGVEPAGDGIETGRHAASLLGGTPGVLHGNRTYLLQDENGQIMETHSVSAGLDYPGVGPEHAWLKDSKRAEYVSITDEEALKAFHDCCRIEGIIPALESSHALAYAAKLAPTLPKDKVLLVNLSGRGDKDMHTVAERSGIQF; translated from the coding sequence ATGTATAACTTGCCTGACGAAAGAGGCCATTTCGGCCAATATGGCGGCGTGTTCGTCGCTGAAACGCTTGTGCACGCACTTACCGAGCTGCGTGAAGCGTACGAGAAATTCCAGAAAGATCCTGAGTTCGTCGCGGAATACGAGCGCGAGTTGAAGCATTTCGTCGGCCGTCCGTCGCCGATTTATCACGCGAAACGCTGGAGCGAAATGGTCGGCGGCGCGCAGATTTTTCTGAAGCGCGAAGACCTGAACCACACCGGCGCCCACAAGATCAACAACGTGATCGGCCAGGCATTGCTGGCGAAGCGCATGGGCAAGCCGCGCGTGATCGCGGAAACGGGCGCAGGTCAGCATGGCGTGGCGACAGCTACCATTGCCGCGCGTTTCGGTATGGAATGCGTGGTCTACATGGGCGCGGAAGACGTGCGCCGTCAGGCCGCTAACGTGTACCGGATGAAGCTGCTCGGCGCCACGGTCGTGCCGGTCGAATCGGGCTCGCGTACGCTGAAAGACGCGCTGAACGAAGCCATGCGCGACTGGGTGACGAACGTCGAAAGCACGTTCTACATTATCGGCACGGTGGCTGGTCCGCATCCTTATCCGATGATGGTGCGCGACTTCCAGCGCGTGATCGGTGACGAATGCAAGGTGCAGATGCCGGAAATGGTGGGTCGTCAGCCAGACGCCGTGATCGCGTGCGTTGGCGGCGGTTCGAACGCAATGGGTATTTTTTACCCGTACATTGACGACACTTCGGTGAAGTTGATCGGCGTCGAGCCAGCTGGTGACGGCATTGAAACCGGCCGTCACGCGGCGTCGCTTCTTGGCGGCACACCTGGCGTGTTGCACGGAAACCGTACCTATCTCCTTCAGGACGAAAACGGTCAGATCATGGAGACGCACTCGGTGTCCGCTGGTCTCGACTACCCGGGCGTGGGTCCCGAGCATGCGTGGCTAAAAGACAGCAAACGCGCTGAATACGTCAGCATCACCGACGAAGAAGCGCTTAAAGCGTTTCACGACTGCTGTCGCATCGAAGGCATTATTCCGGCGCTCGAGTCCAGTCACGCGCTGGCGTACGCCGCGAAGCTCGCGCCGACGCTGCCGAAGGACAAGGTCCTTCTGGTCAATTTGTCGGGCCGTGGCGACAAGGACATGCATACGGTCGCCGAGCGATCGGGCATTCAGTTCTGA